TCCCCTGATTCTCATCCGCCATGCCAATGTTTTTGAAGTTTTCTTGTCTGATTTCGTTCATACTGCAGATTGGATGGACGGGAGGTTCAGAGATGAACAAGTACGCCAACTTCTGGCAAGTTCGATTGGTTGGTTCGGACGATTTTGCTTCTGctgctcctccccctcctctttctccaAAGAGGCTGAAGAGTTCAGAGGTAGCTACGGCATCTACTTCTTCATCTCCCTGCAATGGATGTCTCACACATTGATCGACTTGTAAACGCACGCACACGTTGATCGATGCAACAATGTTCACTATTTGGTGAATTGATCGATGCAATGTTCAATCGCTTTTCAGGATCATCTGCCTCCACCAAAGGCGTCAGCGTCAGCGGCAGCGGCAAAGgcttctccctcttcctccgCGCAGGCGCAGCAGTTCAGTATCACACGCGAGATGTGGCGGGCATGCGCCGCCCCCAAGTCTGGCCGCCTCCCCGCTGTTGGCTCATTTGTCTACTACTTCCCTGACGGCCACGCCTAGCAGTGCCCGTCGCGTCCACCAGAGCCCCTTCCAGGCAGGGTGTTTCTATGTAAAGTCACAGCTGTCCGCTTGGATGCAACAAGAAATGAGCTCTTTGCGACCATGTCCCTCATCCCAGTCGCCAGAGACCAAGCCATCCAGCCTCAGGCGCCCGCTGATCCAGGTCCAAGCTCCCCTCAAGTGCAGACTACTCTTGTTTCATTTGTGAAGCCTCTCACGTGCACCGATGCTGTCAAGAATCGGTATCGGTTCATAGTGCCCAAGAGAGAGACCGCCATGGGTGTTCTACCCCAGCTCCAATTGAACGAACACGTGCCGCTCTATATCAAGGACATGCACGGAAAGGAGTGGGTGATTAATTATACATGGAAAGAGTACACCCACATGCTTTCCAGTGGCTGGATAAAATTCGCGAATGCCAACCGCCTTGTCACAGGTGACAACGTAGTGTTTATGCGCAGCATGGACAGTGGCGAGAGATACATGGGGCTGCGTCGCACCCTCAAGCCGGAGCCAGTGTCAGTTGACGAAGTGATTGAGGCCGTATGGAGGGCGGCGCGTCTCGAGCCGTTCGAGGTGACCTACCTCTCGCGCCAGGACGGCGACGAGTTTGTTGTACCGTGTGGGATTGTACATAATGCTCTACGAGCGAAGTTTACCCCAGGAATGGTGGTAAACTTCGTATGGGCTGTTGAGGAGGACAGGCTGCCGAATGTTGGGCCACAGGGAAAGGTCATTGCCATAGAGAACTATGCAACCTCAATCTGGAGGATGATTCAGGTATTACTGTATTACTCTGAATTTTGCTGCTTGTTTAATTGCAAATGCTTTCCTAAATTGTGCCTTGGATATTAGGCATCATGAGTAGTTGTAACTTTGTACCAGATCTAGTGCTAGCATTTTGTGTCTCCACTGAAATTGTTGCATTGTCCATTTTTATCTGACACTGTGCTGCTCGCCAGGTTGAGTGGCCATCCTGTGCAGGAATGAACAGATATGTTAATTTTTGGCAAATTCGTGAAGTTCTTGGAGAGAGTTCCTTTGAGGCATCCACTTGCATTGTGAGAAGTCAAGATTACTCGCCGGCACCACAGAGGAATTTAGTTAATGCGCTTCAGCTTCCTGACGGAACAAAACAGCTTCAGCAAAACAAGAAGTCTGTTTCCTCGTCATCCACCTTCCGACTCTTTGGCAAAAAAATGACACCTGGCGTGCCACCAAGAAGAGACACCAGTGGTCTTTCTGGACAGGTGAGCTCAACATTGCAGTAACAAAAGTTTGCATTCTCCTATTGATGATCATGGAATTTGTAGGTATCATTATTCAGCCATTATCTTCCCCATGATGAGGACGATGGACAAGTTCCAACGATGAGGCAACGGCTAGAGACGCTGTTTCCTGATAACATCTGAGGCCAAGGACACCTACCTAACTAAAGATTTGCTCTGTCACTTGTGACTTTGCGAGACTGGGTCCGTCATGAATCATCTATGCCAGCTTTGGTCTGAATTTAGTTTGAAGGTTATTCTGAATAGTTTCAAAATTCGGGGAACAAGTTTGCAGTGTTAAATGTCCATTCTAAATCTGACGGAATTGGAAAATGGTGTATCTGCAATCTGATATCTGAAGAACGCGAACAGTTCAGATCGAGATGACATAACCGACAATTTCATCTATtagttacaacttacaactaaTATCTGAAGGCTGCTGCCTGCACTGAACTTAAAATTTTTACAGAATGCAGCCAAAGACCTGTCAGGTTTTCGGACGACGACAATTCTGATAATCACAAATCAACTAATGGTTGAATTCCTGTTGCTAGTCCAAACGACCAAATTGCATAAAAGCCTTGGCTAATTCTGTAGTTTAGCAAATGGTTTGGGAGCAGTCCCTGCTCAAGGAACTTGGTGTTTTGCCAGGTTCAGAGTTGAGACCAATATCCTCTGTTCCTTGGACCAGTTTTTCAGACATTTTTACAAAAACCGTTGCAAGGACGCAATCTGGAACTTGTCGTTGCCGGTTGAGATTGAGTGGAGATGTTAAATAACTGATGACGGCATCAGCTTCAGGCACAAACGCAGTTACAAGCCTCTTTGTCTGAATGAATGATACTGGTGTTTCCGACTGACATTTTTACATTGGTGAAATGGTTGATCCATTGCGCTGGAAAATGACTTATCTTTGCTAAAAAAAACCCAGTGAAATAGAACAAATCAACTCAAACATGAACATTCTGAAAATTCAGACTTgatatctgaattctgaactcAATCCAACTCATCTCGGTGTCGACCTATATAATGCCCCACGCAACCCCCAGTCCGATCGCACATACTTTTCAGCCCACCAGCCCGCACGCTGGTTTCTCATTATGGGCCCATCAGCCCACATGTTTGTTTCTTTCTTCATTATTTTTGGCCCACcagtcctttctttttctttttcgcgGGTTTCGGCCCACTATGTGTACGtgcttcctttccttttttttattttccgaaattttcaactcaaatttgattCAAATTGTAAAACTTTCAAAACAGACTTTGAGAACTTCCAACTCCAATttcaaaacttttaactcagatCTTAAatactttcaactcaaattttaaaaactttcatctcaaatataaaaaaatttcatctcaaaattgaaaactttcatacctaaatccaaaattttcatctcaaattttaaaaacttccaattcaaaattgaaaactttcaactc
The window above is part of the Oryza sativa Japonica Group chromosome 7, ASM3414082v1 genome. Proteins encoded here:
- the LOC112936145 gene encoding B3 domain-containing protein Os07g0183300/Os07g0183600, which gives rise to MSLIPVARDQAIQPQAPADPGPSSPQVQTTLVSFVKPLTCTDAVKNRYRFIVPKRETAMGVLPQLQLNEHVPLYIKDMHGKEWVINYTWKEYTHMLSSGWIKFANANRLVTGDNVVFMRSMDSGERYMGLRRTLKPEPVSVDEVIEAVWRAARLEPFEVTYLSRQDGDEFVVPCGIVHNALRAKFTPGMVVNFVWAVEEDRLPNVGPQGKVIAIENYATSIWRMIQVSLFSHYLPHDEDDGQVPTMRQRLETLFPDNI